The window GGCTAAATGAGATTTTAGTTTTGTTTCTTATCATTTATCCCTCTTAAATCTATTCGGATTCTGGTTGAGGCGGCTTTAGGCTTTTCACTTGGAGGCTTTGAAATTTGCTCTTAGACTAGTGTCATGAAATACAGCGTCTGGGCGCAAACTGACCGCGGATTAAAGAGGCAAACCAACCAGGATACTTTCCTTATTGATAGGGAGCTGGCTCTATTTGCTGTAGCCGATGGAATGGGCGGGCATAAAGGGGGCGAGGTAGCTTCTGCGTTGGCAGTGCAAACAATTCGCGAGGTTGTATCAGAAAGTTTTGAAAAGGACGCGGGCAAACGTCCACTTGACCTTATTTCGGATGCATTTTTAGAGGCCAGTGATCGAATTTACCAAGTTGCACAAATGAAACCTTCCCTCACCGGCATGGGCACGACCATGGTCGCGATACTTCTTCGAGACAACATCGTCTATGTAGGAAATGTTGGAGATTCACGAGCTTATTTGTTTTCAGAAGGCCGCCTTTGGCAGGTGTCGGAGGATCACTCCCTTATGTGCGAGCAACTGAGAAGTGGCATACTTAAGGAAAGTGACGTTGCCGACTTCGCTTCAAAAAACATTATCACTCGCAGCGTTGGCTTCGAGCCAAAGGTCCAGGCAGATTTGCTTTTTCGGCCAGCTAAGCCAGGTGAGATATACCTTCTTTGTTCGGACGGCGTATCTGGCATGTTGGAAGACACTGACATTGAACGAATTCTTACCCAAGCAAACGCCGATAGGATGGTCCCCGATCTCATCGAGCAGGCGAAGGATGCTGGTGGGGATGACAACATTACGGCTTTGCTCCTCTCTATAGAATCCCTCAGCTGAAACGTGAATTGACGCATTCTGACACTGGAATTATCCTACATTTAGGGATAGTGTTTCTTTCTAGAGGGGCGTTTTGGACCGAAAACACGTAACAATACTTTTGTTAACCGACCAAAAGGGCGTAGGAAGACGATTTGTTATTCCTGTAGGCTGGTTCCGGTTAGGCGTATTTGCCGCATCTTTGCTGGCGGTATTAATTGTTGCAGTTGCGGTCGATTACTCGGGACTCTTGCTTCAATCCGTTGAAAACAAAAAACTGCGCGGAGAAAACGCTCAGCTGAGATCTCAGTTTGAGGTTTTAGAAGAAAGAGTCGAGGGCTTAGAGGCAAGTCTCGAACGTGTTCGCGCTTTTACTGCAAAGCTCAAAGTAATTACTGATACCGACGATGAGGACCGTGCACTGACGCTCGCAATGGGACCCATCGACTCCTATGACGAAAACTTTGAAGAGACAGAAGATCGAGGACCCGCTTCGGTATTTTTAAAAGAAGACGCTTTGTTCTTAGATAAGCCCGTACTCGATGCAGAATCAGGGGAGCTCGCTATTGAAACCCAGCGCGGTTACAATAGTTTGTTGATTCGAGTCGAGCGAAATCTTAAAGAGTCGGCACTCAGAGAGCAGGGCACACTAGAGCTTCTTGAACTGCTGTCGAGTCGACAAAGTCTTTTGCGGTCCACTCCTTCTATCGCGCCGCTAAGAGGGTGGTTGAACTCGGAGTTTGGTTACAGAAAGCATCCCGTTACGGGACGAGCCGTATTACATCAAGGTATCGACATCCGAGCTCCCATGGGCTCACCCGTTCGCGTTACTGCTGATGGAGTTATATCTTTTGCTGGCTACGACGGTGGTTACGGCAAGCTTGTGTCAGTCGACCATGGTTATGGTGTTGTCACACGTTACGGCCATAACTCCCAGCTGTTTGTTATCCCTGGGCAAAAGGTGAGCAGGGGTGATGTGATTTCGGCAGTCGGTGCTACCGGCCGCAC is drawn from Bdellovibrionales bacterium CG10_big_fil_rev_8_21_14_0_10_45_34 and contains these coding sequences:
- a CDS encoding serine/threonine-protein phosphatase gives rise to the protein MKYSVWAQTDRGLKRQTNQDTFLIDRELALFAVADGMGGHKGGEVASALAVQTIREVVSESFEKDAGKRPLDLISDAFLEASDRIYQVAQMKPSLTGMGTTMVAILLRDNIVYVGNVGDSRAYLFSEGRLWQVSEDHSLMCEQLRSGILKESDVADFASKNIITRSVGFEPKVQADLLFRPAKPGEIYLLCSDGVSGMLEDTDIERILTQANADRMVPDLIEQAKDAGGDDNITALLLSIESLS
- a CDS encoding M23 family peptidase; the protein is MDRKHVTILLLTDQKGVGRRFVIPVGWFRLGVFAASLLAVLIVAVAVDYSGLLLQSVENKKLRGENAQLRSQFEVLEERVEGLEASLERVRAFTAKLKVITDTDDEDRALTLAMGPIDSYDENFEETEDRGPASVFLKEDALFLDKPVLDAESGELAIETQRGYNSLLIRVERNLKESALREQGTLELLELLSSRQSLLRSTPSIAPLRGWLNSEFGYRKHPVTGRAVLHQGIDIRAPMGSPVRVTADGVISFAGYDGGYGKLVSVDHGYGVVTRYGHNSQLFVIPGQKVSRGDVISAVGATGRTTGPHLHYEVRLNGVAVDPKNYILSE